caaaaaaatatcagaATAGAGGTCAAGTCAATTATGTCCAAAATAAATtggataaagaaataaatgtaatcaAGAAGCCACAGCTGTGTGATATTTTGATTGAGATGCTTCTGTTGCaaagacaaatgaatgaaaaaaacatttgtttactTTATAAAATTAAGAACCATTAAGAGCGTCATAGAAAACAAGTTAATTATACAGAGCATCCACACATTTGAAACACACTTACTGAATGTCATTGAAGACActgaatatgacaaaaaaaatgacacaataagAATAAATATGTGAGTAGTTGTATGTAGTAATGTCCCTTTGATAGCTTATTATTTCCCAAAACAGAGAACTTATGACATTAAACTGACATTATGTTATCCAACTGTTACAATGAAATGTATTCAGATGTGTAATTTGCCAAACTATCTTGAAGATAAAGGCAGCTTAGACTTCAGATTGCTCTAGTATGAAAAgatatctgcttttttttgctCTCCGTCATAACTCGAAGAGGACTATGACAAACACTGTAACTTACAGCAGCACCTTAAAACTCTGTTATTTCTGATCAAGAGAAACCACAGACGGAGCTGTCGTCTGTAGGAGAAACACAGTGCAGGCTCCCTCTAGTGGTTCAtgctggttttgtttgtgttggcgAGGAAATCTGCCCTGAACAGCCTGTAAAACAGCACAAAGTTCATGGTGGAGATGAGACTCAGGCCTACTGTCCCCATCATCAGGACGTAGCGAGGCACACGGTCACTGTGAGCCACCAGCCAGCGGATCATCCAACCCGTCGTACAGACACGAAACACCAACAACCTGCAGGTTTGATAGAAAATCAGTGAGAAACATCTGGAAACCTGAGCAGACAGATGAGAAATACAAGACAACTAAGACAAAACCCTTTCActacttactattcttttaaagTCATAAACCTGTAggattatttctttaaaatcaacATTATGAGGACCCACAGAAGAGTATCACCTACGTTCCCAGGTTGAGCCAGCTGGTTATGCTGTAGGCCACAGAGGGGCGAGGGGCTGTATTTTCTGTCCCTGGCCTGTTCCTCCGtcctgacaggaggaggagctgtctGACATGAAGGAAAACGGAGTTGATCTCAATCAGCAAGGAGACCACAGCGAAGCCCAGATAGAGGCGGGACGTTACAGCCAAACTGAAGCAGGAGATCACCTGTTAGAAACACGAACAGGCACAGGGAAATAGCAGCAAAATGTCATTCACACTCTAACCTCTACAAAATCAAGGTCACTCTTAGTTATCAATAGTTTTGCAAGGGTTTGGAGTATGAGGTAATTTTATTAGTGTTGATTTATAAAGTCTTCCAGCATaacttttttcatcttttaccTCTAAATTGTTTTAAGTAGATTTTGGCCTAGATGTTGAGATGTATGGTCTAGATTTTTTCCACAAGGTCAATGGTCAAACTCTCCATTTCAGGTGTCGTCCTGATGAATTAAAGATccagataaaacaaacaaacatacaaagcaAGACATGGAGGAGGATATACTGTGGGCAGAGGCGTCTGAGCCCCTACTATAAGACctttgctatttttaaacattttagcaagtttggatcaaaattaGTTATGTGAGGC
This window of the Pempheris klunzingeri isolate RE-2024b chromosome 14, fPemKlu1.hap1, whole genome shotgun sequence genome carries:
- the LOC139213526 gene encoding TLC domain-containing protein 2-like — translated: MNLGSALLVTGGSACSFKLLNTITRFLPIPEPACSKAWKWRNISTSLAHSSLTGAWAVSCFYCQPQMLEDLISSHSLLSHSLVAVSTGYFIHDFLDVASNQSFKLSWELLLHYSAVISCFSLAVTSRLYLGFAVVSLLIEINSVFLHVRQLLLLSGRRNRPGTENTAPRPSVAYSITSWLNLGTLLVFRVCTTGWMIRWLVAHSDRVPRYVLMMGTVGLSLISTMNFVLFYRLFRADFLANTNKTSMNH